CGAAGTAATTCCAAGTTGAAAACGCCCACCATTTGGTTTTTAGGAAATGATGGATTTACCATAGGGCCTAACATATTGAAAAATGTTTTTACGCCCAATTCACGACGAATAGGTGCTACATTTTTCATAGCAGGGTGGAAGAGTGGTGCGTGCAACACACAAATACCAGCTTTATCTATCGAGCGTTTTAAGAAATCTTCATCATTTGAAAATTTAATACCTAAATATTCCATAACATTTGAAGAACCACAAGCCGAAGATACGCCGTAATTACCATGTTTTGCCACATTAACTCCAGCTCCTGCAGTTACAAATGACGCTAAGGTTGAAATATTAAATGTATCTTTTCCATCGCCACCAGTTCCGCATAAATCAATGGCATTAAAATCCTTTAAATCAATAGGAATGCATAATTCTAAAAGTGCATCACGAAAGCCTCGCAATTCTTCAAGCGTAATACTTCGCATCATAAAAACGGTTAGAAACGCTGCAATTTGGCTTTGATTATAATCGCCTTTAGAGATTTTTACCAAAACCTGTTTCGCTTCGTCACTGGAAATGCTTTCGTGGTTTATAAGTCTGTTTAATATATTTTTCATTTAATTGATAATAGATGTTAGACTAAAGATAATAGACTTGAGACTAAAGATGATAGACTTGAGATATACACTATAGATTAGAAAATTTTTTAATTAGCGAAAAAATCATTTTTTGAATTTCAGAAAGTAAATTAAAAATATATTCCATGTCAGATTCATTTGTATAACCAATTCTTATTGCTAATATTAATTGTGTGCTTAATTCATTTGATGATCCATTTGCAACACCTAAAAAATTTCTAAATTCTTTATCGGAATTTCTTCCAGCTCCTTCAGCAATATTTGAAGGTATTGAAATTGAACTTCTTTGAATTTGACTTGTTAACCCATATTTCTCTTCTTTAGGAAATGTACTTGTTAACTTATAAACAATTTCTACTAATTCCATAGATTTCTGCCAAACTTTGAGTTCTTTATAATTGTTCATATATAAATTATAATTATTTTTTAGGTATAATTTTATTGGTTTCAAAAAAAAAACTTTTATAATTAACTGATTGTAAAGTCTATAGCCTCAATGTCTCTTATCTCAAGTCTATAGTCTTAAATCTATCGTCTAAAGTCTATATTCAGCCAATTCTTTAAAATCTGTTTCCCGTTAGGTGTTAAAACCGATTCCGGATGGTATTGTACCCCTTTAACATCGTATACTTTATGGCGTAACGACATCACTTGTCCGTTGGCATCAAAAGATGTTGCTTCCAAGCTTTCCGGTAAATCTGGACTTACCACCCACGAGTGATAACGGCCAACTTCAATCTCTTTATCCATACCTTTAAATAAGGATTCATCGTCAACAGTAATGGTCACTTTTGTAGCAACACCATGATAAACGTCTTCTAAATTTATGAGTGAGCCTCCAAAAACTTCAGCAATGGCTTGTTGTCCCAAACAAACTCCTAAGATGCTTTTTGTTGGCGCAAAGCGTTCAATAATGGGTTTTAATAACCCGGCCTCATCTGGAATTCCAGGACCTGGTGATAACACTATTTTATCAAAAGGTTCTACATCGTCCAAAGTTAATTTGTCGTTTCTAACAACGGTAACATTGCAGTTTAAATCTTCTAAATAATGCACCAGATTGTATGTAAAACTGTCGTAATTATCTATAACTAATACGTTTGTCATCTTTTTTATTCCTGCGAAAGCAGGAAGCTATTTTTAATTAATTTAATTTTTTCGCCACAAATACACGAATGTATTTCTAGACGTATGTTTTTTTATTTTAAAAGATTCCTGCCACGCAGGAATTTATATAGTTTCTGCTAATTCAATAGCTTTTGTTAGGGCTCCTAATTTGTTATACACTTCCTGTAATTCGTTTTCTGGACTTGATTTTGATACAATTCCAGCACCGGCTCGCCAATGCAGTTTATGGTTTTTACTTAAAAAGGTACGAATCATGATGGCATGGTTAAAGTTACCTTCAAAATCCATAAATCCAATGGCACCACCATAAAAAGAACGGCTTGTTTTTTCGTATTCCTCAATAAGTTGCATGGCTCTGTGTTTTGGCGCGCCACTTAAGGTTCCAGCAGGAAAAGTGTCGGCAACCACTTGCATCGTTGCCGTTTCTTTATGTTTTTGCCCGGTAACTTTGCTAACCAAATGGATAACGTGTGAGAAAAACTGAACCTCACGATAGGTGTCGACAGTCACATGGCTTCCATGTCGGCTTAAATCGTTTCTAGCCAAATCTACTAACATAACATGTTCAGCATTTTCTTTAGCATCTACAACTAGTTTTTTTGCTAATTCGGCATCTTGTATATCGTTTCCAGTACGTTTAAAAGTGCCTGCTATAGGATGAATTTCAGCTTTTCCATCGCTAACAATTAATTGCGCTTCGGGTGAGCTTCCAAAAATTTTAAAGTTTCCGTAATCGAAGTAGAATAAATAAGGTGACGGATTGATACTTCTTAAAGCACGATACACATTGAACTCATCACCTTTAAATTCTTGAGAAAAACTTTTTGAAAGCACCAGTTGGAATACGTCACCACGCCCACAATGTTTTTTTGCTAATTCTACATGGTGTTTGTATTCATCGTCTGTTAAATTGGAAGTAATGTTTCCATTTGAAGAAAAATTGTAAGACGCAAAGTTTTTTACTTTGATTAAATGATCTATTTCTTCAATGTTAGGTTCAGAGTTAAAACAATGTGCAAAAATGTATGCTTCGTTTTTATGGT
This genomic window from Mariniflexile sp. TRM1-10 contains:
- the trpD gene encoding anthranilate phosphoribosyltransferase — encoded protein: MKNILNRLINHESISSDEAKQVLVKISKGDYNQSQIAAFLTVFMMRSITLEELRGFRDALLELCIPIDLKDFNAIDLCGTGGDGKDTFNISTLASFVTAGAGVNVAKHGNYGVSSACGSSNVMEYLGIKFSNDEDFLKRSIDKAGICVLHAPLFHPAMKNVAPIRRELGVKTFFNMLGPMVNPSFPKNQMVGVFNLELLRLYGYLYQNTDKNYSIVHALDGYDEISLTGPTKVISNRAETMFSPEDLGLSEITQESIFGGNTVEASAKIFMDVIQGKGTEQQNNVVCANAGLAIATTNQMDHKQGFDLAKESLLSGKGLKALQTIQELSK
- a CDS encoding four helix bundle protein, translating into MNNYKELKVWQKSMELVEIVYKLTSTFPKEEKYGLTSQIQRSSISIPSNIAEGAGRNSDKEFRNFLGVANGSSNELSTQLILAIRIGYTNESDMEYIFNLLSEIQKMIFSLIKKFSNL
- a CDS encoding anthranilate synthase component II is translated as MTNVLVIDNYDSFTYNLVHYLEDLNCNVTVVRNDKLTLDDVEPFDKIVLSPGPGIPDEAGLLKPIIERFAPTKSILGVCLGQQAIAEVFGGSLINLEDVYHGVATKVTITVDDESLFKGMDKEIEVGRYHSWVVSPDLPESLEATSFDANGQVMSLRHKVYDVKGVQYHPESVLTPNGKQILKNWLNIDFRR
- a CDS encoding anthranilate synthase component I family protein — encoded protein: MDKFNLYTHYKKILADTITPVSIYLKIRDKYPNSILLESSDYHANDNSFSYICFNPIATIKVENETIFQTFPDGSQTSNPITESSDVSEEINQFTKRFKVNSEEEFKFINNGIFGYIAYDAVRYFEDIEISKKENSIAIPDVNYAVYQNIIAINHHKNEAYIFAHCFNSEPNIEEIDHLIKVKNFASYNFSSNGNITSNLTDDEYKHHVELAKKHCGRGDVFQLVLSKSFSQEFKGDEFNVYRALRSINPSPYLFYFDYGNFKIFGSSPEAQLIVSDGKAEIHPIAGTFKRTGNDIQDAELAKKLVVDAKENAEHVMLVDLARNDLSRHGSHVTVDTYREVQFFSHVIHLVSKVTGQKHKETATMQVVADTFPAGTLSGAPKHRAMQLIEEYEKTSRSFYGGAIGFMDFEGNFNHAIMIRTFLSKNHKLHWRAGAGIVSKSSPENELQEVYNKLGALTKAIELAETI